From a single Agrobacterium tumefaciens genomic region:
- the fdhA gene encoding formaldehyde dehydrogenase, glutathione-independent: MSRNRGVVYLKPGQVEVRDIDDPKLEAPDGRRIEHGVILKVISTNICGSDQHMVRGRTTAMPGLVLGHEITGEVIEKGVDVEMLEIGDIVSVPFNVACGRCRCCKSQDTGVCLTVNPSRAGGAYGYVDMGGWIGGQARYVTIPYADFNLLKFPDRDKAMSKIRDLTMLSDILPTGFHGAVKAGVGVGSTVYVAGAGPVGLAAAASARILGAAVVMVGDFNKDRLAHAARVGFEPVDLSKGDRLGDMIAEIVGTNEVDSAIDAVGFEARGHSGGEQPAIVLNQMMEITRAAGSIGIPGLYVTEDPGAVDNAAKQGALSLRFGLGWAKAQSFHTGQTPVLKYNRQLMQAILHDRLPIADIVNAKIIALDDAVQGYESFDQGAATKFVLDPHGDLLKAA; the protein is encoded by the coding sequence ATGAGCAGGAACAGAGGCGTCGTTTACCTGAAGCCCGGACAGGTCGAGGTCCGCGACATCGACGACCCCAAGCTTGAGGCGCCGGATGGCCGCCGTATCGAACACGGCGTTATTCTCAAGGTGATTTCCACCAATATCTGCGGCTCCGACCAGCACATGGTGCGCGGCCGCACCACGGCCATGCCGGGCCTCGTCCTTGGCCACGAAATCACCGGCGAAGTCATCGAAAAGGGCGTCGATGTCGAGATGCTCGAAATCGGCGACATCGTCTCGGTGCCGTTCAACGTTGCCTGCGGCCGTTGCCGTTGCTGCAAGTCGCAGGATACCGGCGTCTGCCTGACGGTGAACCCGTCACGCGCCGGCGGCGCTTACGGTTACGTCGACATGGGCGGCTGGATCGGTGGACAGGCGCGTTACGTCACCATCCCCTATGCCGACTTCAACCTCCTGAAATTCCCCGATCGCGACAAGGCGATGTCGAAGATCCGCGACCTCACCATGCTATCGGATATCCTGCCGACCGGCTTCCACGGCGCCGTCAAGGCGGGCGTCGGTGTCGGCTCCACGGTCTATGTCGCGGGTGCCGGCCCGGTCGGTCTTGCCGCTGCCGCCTCCGCCCGCATTCTGGGTGCGGCCGTCGTCATGGTCGGTGATTTCAACAAGGATCGCCTCGCCCACGCCGCCCGCGTCGGTTTCGAGCCCGTCGATCTTTCCAAGGGTGACCGGCTGGGCGACATGATTGCCGAAATCGTCGGCACCAACGAAGTCGACAGCGCCATCGACGCCGTCGGTTTCGAGGCACGCGGCCATTCCGGCGGCGAACAGCCGGCCATCGTTCTCAACCAGATGATGGAAATCACCCGCGCCGCCGGCTCTATCGGCATTCCAGGCCTCTACGTCACCGAAGATCCCGGCGCGGTTGATAATGCAGCAAAGCAGGGCGCCCTGTCGCTGCGCTTCGGCCTCGGCTGGGCAAAGGCGCAATCCTTCCACACCGGCCAGACGCCAGTGTTGAAATATAACCGCCAGCTCATGCAGGCGATCCTGCATGACCGCCTGCCCATCGCCGACATCGTCAATGCCAAGATCATCGCACTCGACGATGCCGTGCAGGGGTATGAAAGCTTCGATCAGGGCGCGGCAACCAAGTTCGTCCTCGACCCGCACGGCGATCTGTTGAAAGCGGCCTGA